GGCAAACAAAGACACCGATCCTAGGCTCCTGGCCGGTGACGTCAATCTCTGGCGGATACTCTTTGACGGTCACGAGTGTATTTCTTGCGCTACTGATGAGCGATGCCGCCTTTGCCGCAGCGCCCGACGCCTCGGCGACTGTCGTTGGAATGTCCTTCGGTGAGACGAAGGATCCGCTGACGAAAATTCCGGGTCTTGATGTGGAAAGCGGGTTGTAAGTGTCGGTTTCGCAGAATCCATGTTTGTTGAGCTTGAAGTTGAGTCGTCTGCTCAGTTTCTCGGCATCAGCGCATGGTGTTAGTCCAACAGAGAGAACAACGAGGTCAAATTCCTCACTAATTGTATTTCCATTCTCGCTGTATCTGACAATAAGATTCTTCGTGGCGGGGTCTTCCTCAATTGATGCAACCCTGGCTGCGCGATGAATCTTGATGCCGTACTCATTCTCTGCCCTCTCCCTGTAATTCTCGAATTCCTTCCCGACAGCTCTGATATCCATGAAAAAGATGTGAGATTCAAGGTTTTCAGAGTGCTCACCAGCAATGATTGCTTCCTTAATCGCGTACATGCAGCAGACTGAGGAGCAGTAGGTTCGGCCGACTTTTTCGTCCCTCGATCCTACGCATTGGACAAAAGCAATCTTCCTCGGAACTTCGCCATCAGAGGGTCTCATAACTGTACCCATGTACGGACCAGAAGCACTCAGCATACGCTCAAATTCGATGCTCGTCACAACGTTTTTGTAAACCCCGTATCCGTATTCCTTCTTTAACGTGGCGTCGAATTCTTCAAAGCCTGGTGAGAGAATGATCGACCCGACCGAGATTTCCAAAGCCTCATCCGATTTGTCATAAACTACGGCTTTTGCTCTGCACTCCTCGGCGCAAACACCGCACCCGATACATACATTCTTGTCGATGCTGTAGACGAGTGGCACCGCCTGGGGGTACATAACATATATCGCTTTCCTTTTTTTCATTTTCTCGTTGTATTCATCGTAGGTTTCAACGGGGCATTTCTGAGCACACACGCCGCACCCAGTGCATTTCGTTTCATCAACTCTTAAAGTTCTTTTCTTCAGAGTGACTCTGAAATCACCTGGCACCCCATCGATCATCTCAACATCCGCATTGCAGATGAGTTCGATGTTGTGGTGCCGGCCTGCCGCGACGAGTTTGGGAGCGAGAATGCACATCGAACAATCGTTCGTCGGAAAAGTCTTGTCGAGCTGGGCCATTGTTCCACCGATGCTTGGCTTCTTCTCGACAAGATATACTTTGAACCCTGAGTCGGCGAGATCGAGTGCAGCTTGAACACCTGAAATTCCACCCCCGACGACCATCACGGCTCCTACGGGTGTTGCCATTTACTCACCTCCAACAAGAATCGCCCTGTATTTGGGCGAGGATCCTTCGATTCCGCTCAACGCTATAAGATTCTGAGATCTCAGAACAACGACGTGATCAAGTGTCGTGTCTGGCGTCTCCCCAATTGCCTCCGCAAGTTCTTTTACGGATAGTGGTTTGCGCTTTGTCAACTCCAGAATAAGGCTTCTTTTGAATTCTGCCTGCGCAGCAGACTTGAGTAATGCATCCATCTTTTCTTGATCGATTCTCTCTCCGTAGACATTACCCTCAGTGGTCAGCTTGAGTTCCTTCCCTGAGAGCAGCTTGACCCTAAAGATTTTTGATGCTTGGATCGCTGCGGATAGCCTCGTCATCAGTTCCTCATTGTTTTTGACAGGTGACGGACCTATCTCTTTTATCTGCCTGACAAAATCTGTAACAACATTGGCAAATTTCTCGCCCTCAGAGGCGGAAACCCATTCGAGTCTCAAACGCTCAGGCTCAATGCCCGCAAGTGCGAGAAGTTCCTTTGTGAGTTTTACTCTTCTTTCTGTGTAATAATTCCCGGTGATATAGTGACAATCTCCGATATGACATCCGCCGACCATGACCCCATCGGCTCCAGCCTTGAAAACCTCAAGAATGATGTGTGGACTAACCCTCGTGCTGC
Above is a window of Methanomassiliicoccales archaeon DNA encoding:
- a CDS encoding CoB--CoM heterodisulfide reductase iron-sulfur subunit A family protein, which codes for MATPVGAVMVVGGGISGVQAALDLADSGFKVYLVEKKPSIGGTMAQLDKTFPTNDCSMCILAPKLVAAGRHHNIELICNADVEMIDGVPGDFRVTLKKRTLRVDETKCTGCGVCAQKCPVETYDEYNEKMKKRKAIYVMYPQAVPLVYSIDKNVCIGCGVCAEECRAKAVVYDKSDEALEISVGSIILSPGFEEFDATLKKEYGYGVYKNVVTSIEFERMLSASGPYMGTVMRPSDGEVPRKIAFVQCVGSRDEKVGRTYCSSVCCMYAIKEAIIAGEHSENLESHIFFMDIRAVGKEFENYRERAENEYGIKIHRAARVASIEEDPATKNLIVRYSENGNTISEEFDLVVLSVGLTPCADAEKLSRRLNFKLNKHGFCETDTYNPLSTSRPGIFVSGSFVSPKDIPTTVAEASGAAAKAASLISSARNTLVTVKEYPPEIDVTGQEPRIGVFVC